Proteins from a single region of Hydra vulgaris chromosome 12, alternate assembly HydraT2T_AEP:
- the LOC136089105 gene encoding uncharacterized protein LOC136089105, translated as MGKLVILSLLYHTKYTKKFIMNTFECTKHRIETARKWHASHKGLAFPEKKVFVRSSLDQTKCEHFLDFIFTSGTLHDVAYGITKLKYDSGEEQKIVHAILTTKYSHAIMFYRKSCSENNYIPLSDSSLWKVLHAIKPSSRKSLAGLDDVTASGMNGFQTLQKLAQRFSSKSLEAALEKGKRYLKTSYQTNCSVNDSNISSHSSKHALSDPSEKNLQSNTEISEVVCADCYDLCKAIEMIKELTIQNSDDADSIYDLEIAVKDVFNYIKHLMRDSQQKKAKIEAFKQLNDETAFWLKDFCQKILPVRYREGQREYFGKKGMSLHVDIFFIKIAGKLFKRVYFTSMYRCDQGIGDVVSLATAVLDQFRIDQPHIKKMFTKSDNAGCYQGNLSAEAIYNVCKERDIKLLRYDYNEPCCGKDQCDRESAVVKTILRSYVDSGNNLLTAEDIHKAMHYSFGAKDAKVAVAQISNDKTVVTGPKIKNISNYHSFEFGEKSMKMWRYFSIGEGIEQEYGNLKIQPSIKLLLPYSKTDNSIKRNKSLKEIQKRSDRQLYSLRFCTEMNCTLSFESDAELEEHMLSGLHTVPKSLTSLDKVRNSFVHKMKITSQPNMPISSSSNSASVKDKPHCMNIFLLQGWALPVRSSFRFSNQQKELLYKYFIRGEESGNKMSPEQVHMQLRRELPPDQYVTSQQIRSLFSRFSNLKRKGKLVEPTTENNENSQVNDNKEVYGENDDFNLAGDNEDDNKYEEDIANLAKEICLVWKVNDWVAVAYEKQWNIGYIVEVSITGIRVNCMINGQEKNTFRWPVTTEETNNQTDKIICLVKAPFLISGCGNYSLSEEDYNTVISLFLEKLTAAE; from the exons ATGGGAAAGTTAGTTATCCTCTCATTATTATACCATACCAAGTAtaccaaaaagtttataatgaacACATTTGAGTGTACCAAACATCGTAtagaaacagcaagaaaatggCATGCATCTCATAAAGGGTTGGCATTTCCAGAGAAAAAAGTATTCGTCCGATCTAGTCTTGATCAAACAAAGTGTGAACATTTCTTAGACTTTATATTTACAAGCGGTACTTTGCATGATGTTGCTTATGgaataaccaaattaaaatacgACAGCGGTGAAGAACAAAAGATAGTGCATGCAATACTGACGACAAAATATAGCCACGCTATCATGTTCTATCGAAAAAGTTGTagtgaaaacaattatatacCATTATCTGATTCAAGTTTGTGGAAAGTATTGCATGCAATAAAACCTTCAAGTCGAAAAAGCTTAGCTGGATTAGATGATGTTACTGCTTCAGGCATGAATGGTTttcaaacattacaaaaattggcACAAAGATTTAGTTCTAAATCTCTCGAAGCTGCccttgaaaaaggaaaaaggtatttgaaaacaAGTTATCAAACCAATTGTAGTGTCAATGACTCAAACATTTCTTCTCATAGCTCAAAACATGCCTTATCAGATccatctgaaaaaaatcttcaatccaACACAGAGATATCAGAAGTGGTATGTGCCGATTGCTATGATTTGTGCAAAGCTATCGAGATGATCAAAGAACTAACAATTCAAAATTCTGACGATGCTGATTCTatttatgatttggaaattgctgTAAAGGATGTATTCAACTACATAAAACACCTGATGAGAGATTCTCAACAGAAAAAGGCAAAAATCGAAGCTTTTAAGCAATTAAACGATGAAACTGCTTTCTGGcttaaagatttttgtcaaaaaattcttCCGGTTCGATACAGAGAGGGCCAAAGAGAGTATTTTGGCAAGAAAGGAATGAGTTTACATGTGGATATATTCTTCATAAAAATAGCAGGAAAGTTATTCAAACGTGTTTACTTTACTTCAATGTATAGGTGTGATCAGGGAATAGGTGATGTTGTTTCGTTAGCCACTGCAGTTTTAGACCAATTCAGAATTGATCAACCGCATATCAagaaaatgtttaccaaatctgATAATGCCGGCTGCTATCAGGGAAATCTTTCAGCTGAAGCAATCTACAATGTATGCAAAGAGAGAGATATAAAGTTGCTGAGATATGATTATAATGAACCCTGTTGTGGAAAAGATCAATGTGACAGGGAGAGTGCAGTTGTAAAGACAATTTTAAGGAGTTACGTTGACTCTGGTAATAATCTTTTGACTGCTGAAGATATACACAAGGCTATGCATTATAGTTTTGGCGCTAAAGATGCAAAAGTAGCAGTTGCTCAAATTAGCAATGATAAAACTGTAGTTACTGGACCAAAGATTAAGAACATTAGCAACTATCACTCATTTGAGTTTGGTGAGAAAAGTATGAAGATGTGGCGTTATTTCAGTATCGGTGAGGGAATTGAACAAGAGTATGGAAATCTTAAAATTCAACCCTCGATTAAGTTGTTGTTGCCATATAGCAAAACAGATAATTCAATTAAGCGTAACAAGTCACTTAAGGAAATACAGAAAAGAAGTGACAGGCAATTATATTCATTAAGATTTTGCACTGAAATGAATTGTACTTTATCATTTGAAAGCGATGCTGAGTTAGAAGAACACATGCTATCCGGTCTTCATACAGTTCCGAAATCATTAACATCATTGGATAAAGTTCGCAACTCGTTTGTTCATAAGATGAAAATTACTTCACAACCAAATATGCCAATTTCTTCATCCTCTAACAGTGCTTCCGTAAAAGACAAACCACATTGCATGAACATTTTTCTATTGCAAGGTTGGGCATTACCAGTTCGaagttcttttagattttcaaatcaGCAGAAAGAACTgttgtataaatactttattcgtGGAGAAGAATCAGGTAATAAAATGAGCCCTGAGCAGGTTCACATGCAGCTGAGAAGAGAACTTCCGCCTGATCAATATGTAACTAGCCAACAGAtaagatctttattttcaaG ATTTAGTAACCTGAAAAGAAAAGGTAAGCTGGTAGAACCGACaacagaaaataatgaaaatagtcaggttaacgataacaaagaagtttatggcgaaaatgatgactttaatCTGGCAGGAgacaatgaagatgataataaatatgagGAAGACATCGCCAATCTTGCAAAAGAAATTTGTCTTGTATGGAAAGTGAATGATTGGGTTGCTGTTGCATAtgaaaaacaatggaatattggatatattgtggag GTATCTATAACTGGGATCAGAGTTAATTGTATGATTAACGGGCAAGAGAAGAATACTTTTCGCTGGCCAGTTACTACCGAGGAGACAAATAAccaaactgataaaattatctGTTTAGTAAAAGCTCCTTTTCTAATCAGTGGTTGTGGCAATTATTCATTATCCGAAGAAGACTATAATACAGTCATATCATTATTCTTAGAGAAACTTACTGCAGCAGAGTAG